In Chrysemys picta bellii isolate R12L10 chromosome 3, ASM1138683v2, whole genome shotgun sequence, a single genomic region encodes these proteins:
- the GPR75 gene encoding probable G-protein coupled receptor 75 encodes MNLTDRLQDWADQKRLDPFNTSLQPLHSLSGNSTSSSFQGDLQEIIHTATLVTCTFLLAIIFCLGSYGNLIVFLSFFDPAFRKFRTNFDFMILNLSFCDLFICGVTAPMFAFVLFFNSVNGVPDAFCFTFHLTSSGFIIMSLKTVAVIALHRLRMVLGKQPNRTASFPCTLLLTLLLWATSFTLATLATLRTRKSRLCLPMSSLISGEGKIILYLYVSDFICCVAVVSVSYIMIAQALRRNAQVRKCPPIITVDASRPQPFIGPPASGGVDGVQCAVPALYMNQNYNKLQHVQTHGYSKNLSQLPAPAATRLQLVSAVNLSTAKDSKAVVTCVVIVLSVLVCCLPLGIFLVQDVLSSNGGFILYQFELCGFTLIFFKSGLNPFIYSRNSAGLRRRVLWCLQYLAFGFFCCKQKTRLRAMGKGSLEVNRNKSSHHETNSAYMLSPKPQKKFVDQACGPSHSKESVLSPKASVGHQHYAQSSSTPMNTRIEPYYSIYNSSPSQEVSTPNSLQPVKSTFGFAKSYIAMHYHTTNDLVRDYDSTSAKQIPVPSV; translated from the coding sequence ATGAACCTGACAGACAGGCTGCAGGACTGGGCCGACCAAAAGCGCCTGGATCCTTTCAACACCTCGCTACAGCCACTGCACTCTCTCAGTGGGAATTCCACCTCTTCCTCTTTCCAGGGGGATCTCCAGGAGATCATCCACACAGCCACGCTGGTCACCTGCACCTTTCTGCTAGCCATCATCTTCTGCCTGGGGTCCTATGGCAACCTCATTGTCTTCTTGTCCTTCTTCGACCCAGCCTTCAGGAAATTCAGGACTAACTTTGACTTTATGATCCTCAACTTGTCCTTCTGCGATCTCTTCATTTGTGGGGTAACTGCCCCCATGTTTGCCTTTGTCCTGTTTTTCAACTCTGTGAATGGTGTTCCTGATGCTTTCTGCTTCACTTTCCACCTCACCAGCTCTGGCTTCATCATCATGTCTCTCAAGACAGTGGCTGTGATTGCCCTGCACCGGCTGCGGATGGTGCTGGGGAAGCAGCCCAACCGAACTGCCTCCTTCCCTTGCACTCTACTGCTCACCTTGCTCTTGTGGGCCACCAGCTTCACCCTGGCTACCTTGGCCACCCTGAGAACCCGCAAATCCCGCCTCTGCCTCCCCATGTCCAGCCTGATCAGTGGCGAAGGGAAGATCATCCTCTACTTGTATGTCAGTGATTTCATTTGCTGTGTAGCTGTGGTCTCAGTCTCCTATATCATGATAGCCCAGGCATTGAGGAGAAATGCCCAAGTGAGGAAATGTCCCCCCATCATCACAGTAgatgcctccagaccccagccttTCATTGGACCTCCTGCTtcaggaggggtggatggggtgcAGTGTGCTGTGCCTGCTTTGTACATGAACCAGAACTACAACAAGTTGCAGCATGTTCAGACCCATGGCTACAGTAAGAATCTCAGCCAGCTGCCAGCTCCAGCAGCCACCAGACTCCAACTGGTGTCTGCAGTCAATTTGTCCACAGCTAAAGACTCCAAAGCAGTGGTGACATGTGTGGTCATTGTCCTCTCTGTCTTAGTTTGCTGTCTCCCCCTGGGAATCTTCTTGGTGCAGGATGTGCTGTCCAGTAATGGTGGTTTCATCCTCTACCAGTTCGAGTTGTGTGGATTTACTCTCATTTTTTTCAAATCTGGATTAAATCCTTTTATATATTCACGGAACAGTGCTGGACTTAGGAGGAGAGTCCTTTGGTGTCTCCAATATTTAGCCTTTGGTTTTTTCTGCTGCAAGCAGAAGACAAGGCTTCGAGCCATGGGCAAAGGGAGCTTGGAAGTCAACAGAAACAAGTCATCCCATCATGAAACCAATTCAGCATACATGTTGTCTCCAAAACCTCAGAAAAAGTTTGTGGATCAAGCTTGTGGTCCTAGTCATTCTAAGGAAAGTGTGTTGAGTCCCAAGGCTTCTGTTGGACATCAGCACTATGCACAGAGCAGCTCAACCCCCATGAATACCCGCATTGAACCTTATTACAGCATCTATAACAGCAGCCCTTCCCAGGAAGTGAGCACCCCAAATAGCTTACAGCCAGTAAAGTCTACTTTTGGATTTGCCAAATCCTATATTGCCATGCATTATCATACCACTAATGACTTGGTGCGAGATTATGACAGCACTTCAGCTAAACAGATTCCTGTCCCCTCTGTTTAA